One Pseudomonas rhizophila DNA window includes the following coding sequences:
- a CDS encoding bifunctional prephenate dehydrogenase/3-phosphoshikimate 1-carboxyvinyltransferase: MIGRLVVVGLGLIGGSFAKGLRESGLCREVVGVDLDPQSRRLAVELGVVDRCEDDLAIACQGADVIQLAVPILAMEKLLARLATMDLGQAILTDVGSAKGNVVRAATEAFGGMPARFVPGHPIAGSEQSGVEASNAELFRRHKVILTPLDQTDPAALAVVDRLWRELGADVEHMQVERHDEVLAATSHLPHLLAFGLVDSLAKRNENLEIFRYAAGGFRDFTRIAGSDPVMWHDIFLANREAVLRTLDTFRSDLDALRDAVDAGDGHQLLGVFTRARVAREHFSKILARRAYVDAMNSNDLIFLAQPGGSLSGRIRVPGDKSISHRSIMLGSLAEGVTEVEGFLEGEDALATLQAFRDMGVVIEGPHHGRVTIHGVGLHGLKPAPGPIYLGNSGTSMRLLSGLLAAQDFDSTLTGDASLSKRPMNRVANPLREMGAVIETAAEGRPPMTIRGGNKLKGLTYTMPMASAQVKSCLLLAGLYAEGKTTVTEPAPTRDHTERMLRGFGYPVTVNGATASVESGSKLTATHIEVPGDISSSAFFLVAASIAEGSELVLEHVGINPTRTGVIDILRLMGADITLENQREVGGEPVADLRVRAAKLKGIEIPEALVPLAIDEFPVLFVAAACAEGRTVLTGAEELRVKESDRIQVMADGLIALGVKCQPTPDGIIIDGGQIGGGEVHGHGDHRIAMAFSVASLRASAPIRIHDCANVATSFPNFLALCAQVGIRVAQEAQS; encoded by the coding sequence ATGATCGGTCGCCTGGTGGTGGTCGGTCTGGGATTGATCGGCGGCTCTTTCGCCAAAGGCCTGCGCGAAAGCGGTCTGTGTCGTGAAGTGGTGGGTGTCGATCTGGACCCGCAGTCGCGTCGGCTGGCGGTGGAACTGGGAGTGGTGGATCGCTGCGAGGACGACCTGGCGATTGCTTGCCAGGGTGCGGACGTGATCCAGTTGGCCGTGCCGATCCTGGCCATGGAGAAGCTGCTGGCACGCCTGGCGACCATGGACCTGGGGCAGGCGATTCTCACGGACGTCGGCAGTGCCAAGGGCAATGTCGTGCGGGCGGCCACCGAAGCCTTCGGCGGGATGCCGGCGCGCTTTGTGCCGGGTCATCCGATTGCCGGTTCCGAGCAGAGCGGGGTGGAAGCCTCCAACGCCGAACTGTTTCGTCGTCACAAAGTAATATTGACGCCACTGGACCAGACCGATCCGGCTGCGCTGGCAGTGGTGGATCGCCTGTGGCGCGAGCTGGGTGCGGACGTCGAGCACATGCAGGTCGAGCGCCACGATGAAGTATTGGCCGCCACCAGCCATTTGCCACACCTGTTGGCGTTCGGTCTGGTGGATTCATTGGCCAAACGCAATGAAAATCTTGAGATCTTCCGTTACGCTGCCGGCGGTTTCCGCGATTTCACGAGAATCGCCGGTAGCGACCCGGTCATGTGGCACGACATCTTCCTCGCCAACCGCGAAGCTGTCCTGCGCACACTCGATACATTTCGCAGCGACCTCGACGCCTTGCGCGACGCGGTCGATGCAGGGGACGGGCACCAATTGCTGGGCGTTTTCACACGCGCCAGGGTGGCCCGCGAGCATTTCAGTAAAATCCTGGCCCGTCGGGCCTATGTGGACGCTATGAACTCCAACGATCTGATTTTCCTGGCACAACCTGGTGGCTCCCTGAGTGGGCGTATTCGTGTACCGGGCGATAAATCGATTTCCCATCGTTCGATCATGCTCGGCTCCCTGGCTGAAGGCGTGACCGAAGTGGAAGGCTTTCTCGAAGGTGAAGACGCCCTGGCGACGCTGCAAGCGTTCCGCGACATGGGCGTGGTCATCGAAGGCCCGCATCACGGTCGCGTGACCATTCATGGTGTCGGCCTGCACGGCCTCAAGCCGGCTCCGGGGCCGATCTACCTGGGCAACTCCGGCACGTCGATGCGCCTGCTGTCCGGACTGCTGGCCGCCCAGGACTTCGACAGCACCCTGACCGGTGACGCTTCGCTGTCCAAGCGGCCGATGAATCGCGTGGCCAACCCCCTGCGGGAAATGGGTGCGGTGATCGAGACGGCGGCCGAAGGTCGTCCGCCAATGACCATTCGCGGTGGCAACAAGCTCAAGGGCCTGACCTACACCATGCCGATGGCCAGCGCCCAGGTGAAATCCTGCCTGCTGTTGGCCGGTCTCTATGCCGAAGGCAAGACCACTGTCACCGAGCCGGCCCCGACCCGCGACCACACCGAGCGCATGCTGCGCGGCTTCGGCTACCCGGTCACGGTCAACGGTGCCACGGCCTCCGTCGAGTCCGGCAGCAAACTGACCGCGACCCACATTGAGGTGCCGGGCGATATCTCGTCCTCGGCGTTCTTCCTTGTGGCCGCCTCGATTGCCGAAGGCTCCGAGCTGGTGCTTGAGCATGTGGGCATCAACCCGACCCGTACCGGTGTGATCGACATCCTGCGCCTGATGGGCGCTGACATCACCCTGGAAAACCAGCGTGAAGTGGGCGGCGAGCCGGTTGCAGACCTGCGCGTACGAGCAGCTAAACTCAAGGGTATCGAGATTCCCGAAGCGCTGGTGCCACTGGCCATCGACGAATTCCCGGTGTTGTTCGTGGCGGCGGCCTGTGCCGAAGGGCGCACCGTGCTGACCGGCGCTGAAGAACTTCGGGTCAAGGAGTCGGATCGTATCCAGGTGATGGCTGACGGCCTGATCGCGTTGGGCGTGAAATGCCAGCCGACGCCGGACGGCATCATTATCGACGGCGGCCAGATCGGCGGTGGCGAAGTCCATGGTCACGGTGATCACCGTATCGCCATGGCCTTCAGTGTTGCGTCTTTGCGCGCCAGTGCGCCGATCCGCATCCATGATTGCGCCAACGTCGCGACGTCGTTCCCGAACTTCCTGGCGCTGTGTGCCCAGGTCGGTATTCGAGTAGCACAAGAGGCACAGTCGTGA
- the cmk gene encoding (d)CMP kinase, translating to MNIKAPVITIDGPSGSGKGTIAGILAKQLGWNLLDSGALYRLLAFAAANHGVDLTNEELLKALAAHLDVQFIAATDGQLQRIILEGDEVSNVIRTESVGAGASQVAALPAVREALLQRQRAFQEPPGLVADGRDMGTVVFPDAPLKIFLTASAEERARRRYLQLKGKGEDVSLSSLLDEIRARDERDTQRAVAPLKPAADAIQLDSTELSIDQVLQRIMSEIAIRDIAG from the coding sequence GTGAACATCAAGGCACCGGTTATCACCATCGATGGCCCAAGCGGTTCGGGCAAGGGCACCATCGCCGGAATACTGGCCAAACAATTGGGCTGGAACCTGCTTGATTCGGGCGCCTTGTATCGTCTGCTGGCGTTCGCCGCGGCCAATCATGGCGTCGATCTGACCAACGAAGAGCTGCTCAAGGCCCTGGCTGCGCATCTGGACGTGCAGTTCATCGCGGCGACCGACGGTCAGCTGCAGCGCATCATTCTGGAGGGTGACGAAGTCAGCAATGTCATTCGTACCGAAAGCGTCGGGGCCGGGGCCTCCCAGGTCGCCGCGCTGCCGGCGGTGCGCGAGGCGTTGCTGCAGCGCCAGCGCGCTTTCCAGGAGCCGCCCGGATTGGTGGCCGATGGGCGCGACATGGGGACCGTGGTGTTTCCCGATGCCCCGCTGAAGATTTTCCTCACCGCCAGTGCTGAGGAGAGGGCTCGTCGCCGATATTTGCAGTTGAAGGGCAAAGGCGAGGATGTTAGTCTGTCGAGTCTGCTAGATGAGATCCGTGCACGCGACGAGCGTGACACCCAGCGCGCAGTAGCCCCGCTCAAGCCGGCGGCTGACGCGATACAGCTGGATTCCACGGAGTTGTCCATCGATCAGGTGTTGCAACGCATCATGAGCGAAATCGCCATCCGCGATATCGCCGGGTGA
- the rpsA gene encoding 30S ribosomal protein S1: MSESFAELFEESLKTLNLQAGSIITGVIVDIDYQARWVTVHAGLKSEALIPLEQFYNDAGELNINVGDEVHVALDSVEDGFGETKLSREKAKRAECWIVLEAAFAAEEVVKGVINGKVKGGFTVDVNGIRAFLPGSLVDVRPVRDTTHLEGKELEFKVIKLDQKRNNVVVSRRSVLEAENSAEREALLESLQEGQQVKGIVKNLTDYGAFVDLGGVDGLLHITDMAWKRIKHPSEIVNVGDEIDVKVLKYDRERNRVSLGLKQLGEDPWVAIKARYPESTRVTARVTNLTDYGCFAELEEGVEGLVHVSEMDWTNKNIHPSKVVQVGDEVEVMVLDIDEERRRISLGIKQCKSNPWEDFSGQFNKGDKISGTIKSITDFGIFIGLDGGIDGLVHLSDISWNEVGEEAVRRFKKGDELDTVILSVDPERERISLGIKQLESDPFSEYVQENDKGAIVKGIVKEVDAKGAIITLADDIEATLKASEISRDRVEDARNVLKEGEEVEAKIISVDRKSRVIQLSIKSKDDAEEKEAIQSLRDKPATSDIAAGPTTLGDLLRAQMEKQN; encoded by the coding sequence ATGAGCGAAAGCTTTGCGGAACTCTTTGAAGAAAGCCTGAAAACCCTGAACCTTCAGGCAGGCTCCATCATCACCGGTGTTATCGTTGATATCGATTACCAAGCTCGCTGGGTAACCGTTCACGCTGGTCTGAAGTCTGAAGCACTCATCCCGCTTGAGCAGTTCTACAACGACGCTGGCGAACTGAACATCAACGTCGGTGACGAAGTTCACGTTGCGCTGGACTCGGTTGAAGATGGCTTCGGTGAAACCAAGCTGTCCCGTGAAAAAGCCAAGCGCGCTGAATGCTGGATCGTTCTGGAAGCGGCTTTCGCAGCTGAGGAAGTGGTCAAGGGCGTTATCAACGGTAAGGTTAAAGGCGGCTTCACTGTCGACGTTAACGGCATCCGTGCGTTCCTGCCAGGTTCCCTGGTTGACGTCCGTCCAGTGCGCGACACCACGCACCTGGAAGGCAAAGAGCTGGAATTCAAGGTCATCAAGCTGGACCAGAAGCGCAACAACGTTGTCGTTTCCCGTCGCAGTGTCCTGGAAGCCGAGAACTCCGCCGAGCGTGAAGCTCTGCTGGAATCGCTGCAGGAAGGCCAGCAGGTCAAGGGTATCGTCAAGAACCTCACCGATTACGGCGCATTCGTCGATCTGGGTGGCGTCGATGGCCTGCTGCACATCACCGACATGGCCTGGAAGCGTATCAAGCATCCTTCGGAAATCGTCAACGTTGGCGACGAGATCGATGTCAAGGTTCTGAAGTACGATCGCGAGCGCAATCGTGTTTCCCTGGGCCTCAAGCAACTGGGTGAAGATCCATGGGTTGCTATCAAAGCCCGTTACCCAGAAAGCACCCGCGTCACCGCTCGTGTTACCAACCTCACCGACTACGGCTGCTTCGCTGAGCTGGAAGAAGGCGTTGAAGGTCTGGTACACGTTTCCGAAATGGACTGGACCAACAAGAACATCCACCCTTCGAAAGTCGTACAAGTCGGCGACGAAGTGGAAGTTATGGTTCTGGACATCGACGAAGAGCGTCGTCGTATCTCCCTGGGCATCAAGCAGTGCAAATCTAACCCATGGGAAGATTTCTCTGGCCAGTTCAACAAGGGCGATAAAATCTCCGGCACCATCAAGTCGATCACCGATTTCGGTATCTTCATTGGTCTGGATGGCGGCATCGACGGTCTGGTTCACCTGTCCGACATCTCCTGGAACGAAGTGGGCGAAGAAGCCGTACGCCGCTTCAAGAAGGGCGACGAGCTGGACACCGTTATCCTGTCGGTTGACCCAGAGCGCGAGCGCATCTCCCTGGGCATCAAGCAACTGGAAAGCGATCCGTTCTCCGAGTACGTTCAAGAGAACGATAAAGGCGCAATCGTTAAGGGCATCGTGAAAGAAGTTGACGCTAAAGGCGCCATCATCACCCTGGCCGACGATATCGAAGCGACTCTGAAGGCCTCCGAAATCAGCCGTGACCGCGTTGAAGACGCGCGCAACGTTCTGAAAGAAGGCGAAGAAGTAGAAGCCAAGATCATCAGCGTTGACCGCAAGAGCCGCGTAATCCAGCTCTCCATCAAGTCGAAAGACGATGCTGAAGAGAAAGAAGCAATCCAGAGCCTGCGCGACAAGCCAGCTACCTCTGACATTGCTGCTGGTCCTACCACTCTGGGCGACCTGCTGCGTGCACAGATGGAAAAGCAGAACTGA
- the ihfB gene encoding integration host factor subunit beta has protein sequence MTKSELIERIVTHQGLLSSKDVELAIKTMLEQMSQCLATGDRIEIRGFGSFSLHYRAPRVGRNPKTGQSVSLDGKFVPHFKPGKELRDRVNEEEGDDL, from the coding sequence ATGACGAAGTCGGAGTTGATCGAACGAATTGTCACCCATCAAGGGCTACTCTCATCTAAAGATGTGGAGCTGGCCATCAAGACCATGCTTGAGCAAATGTCCCAGTGCCTGGCGACCGGAGACCGCATCGAGATCCGTGGCTTCGGCAGCTTCTCTCTCCATTACCGTGCGCCGCGTGTCGGTCGCAATCCCAAAACCGGCCAATCCGTGAGCCTGGACGGTAAATTTGTTCCGCATTTCAAGCCGGGCAAGGAACTCAGGGATCGCGTCAATGAGGAGGAGGGGGATGACCTGTAA
- a CDS encoding LapA family protein: protein MHRFKRFALVLLALLVAAVIVLFVLENTHSVALLFLGWSTPQVPVSVFVLLAFLAGMMLGPLLAWFMGLRRRFK, encoded by the coding sequence ATGCACCGCTTTAAACGTTTTGCCCTCGTCTTGCTCGCGTTGCTAGTGGCTGCAGTCATCGTTCTGTTTGTGCTTGAAAATACCCACTCTGTCGCATTGTTGTTCTTGGGCTGGTCGACGCCGCAGGTTCCTGTTTCGGTTTTCGTGCTGTTGGCGTTTCTCGCTGGTATGATGTTGGGCCCGTTACTCGCATGGTTCATGGGCCTGCGCCGACGGTTTAAATAA
- a CDS encoding LPS O-antigen chain length determinant protein WzzB, which produces MQNNPVETHRSDEIDLIALAQGLWSQKWLIIGVTLLVTVGAAAYAFLSKPVYESKLFIMPPTQNDIAELNFGRGKSTELEPYSIKYVYDVFARNLQGESLRQKFFNEIYLPSLDESQRQGALDRLYARFSRELVIKGPGKDTPDRFSVAVQGGDPVRATEWAKIYVQHASEAAESELVKNVSTEASVNARNLEQQIVSLRETAQRVREDRIQQLREALKIAEAIGLTSPRINSSAAVDITVDTGDKMDYQRGSKALAAEINALESRSSDDAFITDLRPLQMQYGLYRKLNVDPERISVYRQDGSIEVPESPIRPRKLFILVVGFISGLVLGGFIALIRFLVIRLSTASGVVAARS; this is translated from the coding sequence ATGCAAAATAATCCAGTCGAAACCCATCGCTCTGATGAGATTGACCTTATTGCCCTCGCTCAGGGTCTTTGGTCCCAAAAATGGTTGATCATTGGTGTGACTCTTTTAGTCACGGTAGGCGCGGCTGCGTATGCGTTTCTCAGTAAGCCGGTCTATGAGTCCAAGCTTTTCATCATGCCGCCAACGCAGAATGATATAGCCGAGCTGAATTTTGGTCGTGGGAAAAGCACTGAGCTGGAACCTTATTCGATCAAGTATGTTTATGACGTTTTTGCCAGAAACCTTCAAGGCGAGTCCCTGCGTCAGAAGTTCTTCAATGAGATTTATCTTCCCTCCCTCGATGAGTCTCAGCGACAGGGCGCGCTCGACCGTTTGTACGCGCGCTTTTCCCGGGAACTGGTGATCAAAGGGCCGGGAAAAGATACGCCAGATCGCTTTTCGGTGGCCGTTCAAGGTGGGGACCCTGTCCGGGCCACTGAATGGGCAAAGATCTACGTCCAACACGCCAGCGAAGCTGCTGAGTCGGAGCTGGTCAAGAACGTGAGCACCGAGGCGTCGGTAAATGCGCGTAACCTTGAGCAGCAAATTGTGAGCTTGCGCGAGACTGCGCAGCGCGTTCGCGAGGACCGCATTCAGCAGCTGCGGGAGGCGTTGAAGATCGCTGAAGCGATCGGTTTGACCTCGCCGAGAATCAACTCTTCTGCGGCGGTGGATATCACGGTAGATACCGGCGATAAAATGGATTACCAGCGGGGTAGCAAAGCATTGGCGGCGGAAATCAATGCGCTGGAGTCCAGGTCTTCTGATGATGCATTTATTACTGATTTACGGCCGCTGCAGATGCAGTACGGTTTATATCGTAAGTTGAATGTTGATCCTGAAAGGATTTCGGTTTATCGGCAGGATGGTAGTATTGAAGTGCCGGAGAGTCCGATAAGGCCAAGAAAACTTTTTATTCTTGTAGTGGGTTTTATTTCTGGGCTGGTATTAGGTGGATTTATCGCATTGATTCGATTTTTGGTCATTCGGCTATCAACAGCGTCGGGTGTAGTAGCTGCTCGTTCGTAG
- a CDS encoding transcriptional activator RfaH, with protein MNIRNAISESTLCKRRKAWYRAQCKSRQDHRAEENLQRKGYACTRPMCRRVRIVRGQPRIVQESRFPRYPFINLPADTDWSPLRSTHGVSRIVSFGGRPLRLANSVVLKLQHRDELMSNFHVTCSERAQSLEPTCIELDIIMVAADGKERMVMLVNCLNRQEQSISHHYT; from the coding sequence ATGAATATTCGCAATGCAATCAGCGAATCCACCCTCTGCAAGCGGCGGAAGGCTTGGTATCGGGCGCAGTGTAAATCCAGGCAGGATCATCGAGCTGAAGAAAATCTGCAGCGGAAGGGCTATGCGTGTACTCGTCCCATGTGCCGTCGTGTTCGAATCGTACGAGGACAGCCCCGGATCGTCCAAGAGTCACGATTTCCAAGATACCCATTCATAAATCTTCCTGCCGATACCGATTGGTCTCCTTTGCGTTCGACCCATGGGGTTAGTCGTATTGTGAGTTTTGGAGGGCGACCGCTGCGGCTAGCTAACTCTGTCGTCCTGAAATTACAACACCGCGATGAGTTGATGAGTAACTTTCATGTCACGTGCTCAGAGCGTGCTCAATCTCTCGAACCAACTTGCATTGAGCTTGATATTATTATGGTGGCTGCGGACGGTAAAGAGCGAATGGTCATGCTCGTAAATTGCTTGAATCGACAGGAGCAATCGATAAGTCATCATTATACATAG
- the tviB gene encoding Vi polysaccharide biosynthesis UDP-N-acetylglucosamine C-6 dehydrogenase TviB — translation MHQLNDIKLAIIGLGYVGLPLAVEFGKFRPVVGFDINQPRIDALKSGHDSTLEVSDAELNQSKYLGYSSIVSELGECNTFIVTVPTPIDQYNQPDLTPLIKSSETIGKVLKKNDIVIYESTVYPGATEEECVPVLERVSGLVFNVDFFVGYSPERINPGDKEHRVTTIKKVTSGSTPEIADLVDALYNQIITAGTHKASSIKVAEAAKVIENTQRDLNIALINELAIIFNKMGIDTEAVLQAAGTKWNFLPFRPGLVGGHCIGVDPYYLTHKAQAIGYHPEIILAGRRLNDSMGAYVVSQLVKAMLKRRIHVDGARVLIMGLTFKENCPDLRNTRIVDIVAELAEYNIAVDVYDPWVSVAEAEHEYAITPISEPMTNTYDGIVVAVAHNEFRDMGAETIRSFGKTEHILYDLKYLLASSDSDIRL, via the coding sequence ATGCATCAATTGAACGATATTAAACTTGCTATTATTGGCCTGGGTTATGTGGGGTTACCGCTTGCTGTAGAGTTTGGAAAGTTTCGCCCGGTGGTTGGGTTTGATATCAACCAACCTCGTATAGACGCTCTGAAATCCGGACATGACTCTACGCTTGAAGTTAGCGATGCTGAACTAAATCAATCCAAATATCTAGGCTATAGCTCTATTGTAAGTGAGTTAGGTGAGTGCAACACTTTTATAGTGACTGTGCCCACGCCAATTGATCAATATAATCAGCCGGATCTTACCCCGCTGATCAAGTCTTCCGAGACTATCGGTAAAGTGCTTAAGAAAAATGATATTGTCATTTACGAATCCACTGTTTATCCAGGCGCAACGGAGGAAGAATGTGTTCCTGTGTTGGAGCGAGTTTCAGGTCTTGTCTTTAATGTCGACTTTTTTGTGGGGTACAGCCCGGAGCGTATAAATCCAGGTGATAAAGAGCATCGTGTTACTACAATAAAAAAGGTGACTTCCGGTTCTACCCCGGAAATAGCTGATCTGGTGGATGCGCTTTATAATCAGATAATCACTGCCGGCACCCACAAGGCCAGCAGTATCAAAGTCGCAGAGGCTGCGAAGGTTATCGAAAACACGCAACGTGATCTCAATATCGCTCTTATAAACGAACTTGCAATTATCTTCAACAAAATGGGGATTGACACAGAGGCCGTTCTTCAAGCTGCCGGTACTAAATGGAATTTCCTACCTTTCCGGCCCGGTCTAGTGGGTGGTCATTGCATTGGTGTCGACCCGTACTACTTGACGCACAAGGCCCAAGCTATCGGCTATCACCCTGAAATCATTCTTGCTGGCCGTCGACTTAACGACAGCATGGGAGCGTATGTTGTTTCCCAACTGGTGAAAGCGATGTTAAAACGCCGAATTCATGTGGATGGCGCCCGTGTTTTGATCATGGGCTTGACATTTAAGGAGAACTGCCCGGATCTACGCAATACGCGTATCGTCGATATTGTTGCTGAACTGGCGGAGTACAATATTGCGGTAGATGTCTACGATCCGTGGGTCAGCGTTGCTGAAGCTGAGCATGAATATGCTATCACCCCAATATCCGAACCGATGACTAACACCTACGATGGTATTGTTGTCGCGGTCGCACATAATGAGTTTCGGGATATGGGGGCTGAAACCATTCGCAGTTTTGGTAAGACTGAACATATTCTATATGACCTTAAATATTTGCTGGCTAGCTCGGATTCCGATATTCGCCTTTAA
- a CDS encoding NAD-dependent epimerase/dehydratase family protein produces the protein MTRYETLLKTLPLSPKQWLITGVAGFIGSNLLETLLKLDQCVIGLDNFATGHQHNLDEVKREVTAQQWERFRFVEGDIRDLKSCEQACSGVDYVLHQAALGSVPRSLNDPITTNATNIDGFLNMLVAARDAKVESFTYAASSSTYGDHPGLPKIEDVIGKPLSPYAVTKYVNELYADVFARCYGFNSIGLRYFNVFGKRQDPAGAYAAVIPKWTSSMIRNDDVFINGDGKTSRDFCFIENTVQANLLAATTANKDSLNQVYNVAVSGRTDLNLLFTVLQSELKKNDVNYSKSAIYRDFRKGDVRHSQADISKITELLGYQPKFDIERGIAHAMPWYISFLK, from the coding sequence ATGACTCGCTATGAAACCTTGCTGAAAACTCTCCCGTTATCTCCAAAGCAATGGCTGATTACGGGGGTTGCCGGATTCATCGGATCAAACCTGCTGGAAACACTACTAAAACTTGATCAGTGTGTGATCGGTCTGGATAATTTTGCAACCGGCCATCAGCACAACCTTGATGAAGTTAAGCGTGAAGTGACGGCTCAGCAATGGGAGCGGTTTAGATTTGTTGAGGGAGATATACGGGATCTTAAGAGCTGTGAGCAAGCCTGTTCCGGTGTGGACTATGTACTGCATCAAGCAGCTCTTGGGTCGGTACCTCGTTCGCTAAACGACCCCATTACTACAAATGCCACTAATATAGATGGCTTCTTAAATATGCTGGTGGCAGCCAGAGACGCTAAGGTTGAGAGTTTTACCTATGCTGCAAGCAGTTCTACTTACGGTGATCATCCAGGTCTACCTAAGATTGAGGATGTGATTGGCAAACCATTGTCACCTTACGCCGTGACTAAGTATGTGAACGAACTATATGCCGACGTTTTTGCACGTTGCTATGGGTTCAACAGTATCGGTCTACGTTATTTCAATGTATTCGGAAAGCGCCAAGATCCGGCGGGCGCTTACGCGGCAGTAATTCCGAAGTGGACGTCGTCGATGATAAGAAATGACGACGTTTTTATCAACGGTGACGGGAAAACCAGTCGTGATTTTTGCTTTATAGAAAATACAGTCCAAGCTAATTTGTTGGCAGCCACCACTGCTAATAAAGATTCATTAAATCAAGTGTATAACGTTGCTGTTAGTGGGCGTACTGATCTGAACCTACTATTCACTGTGCTTCAAAGCGAACTGAAAAAAAATGATGTAAATTACAGTAAGAGTGCAATATATCGCGATTTTCGTAAGGGCGATGTACGGCACTCTCAAGCGGATATTAGTAAAATCACCGAATTATTGGGTTATCAACCAAAGTTTGATATTGAACGAGGTATCGCGCATGCCATGCCTTGGTATATCAGTTTTTTAAAGTGA
- the rffA gene encoding dTDP-4-amino-4,6-dideoxygalactose transaminase, whose protein sequence is MISFNKPPYTGNEEKHVLTAMRSTKISGDGHYSGLCHQWFEKELSCAKALLTPSCTHALEMAAILVGIQPGDEVIMPSYTFVSTANAFALRGATIVFVDIRPDTMNIDERLIECAITEKTRAIVPVHYAGISCEMDTIMDIAARHKLYVIEDAAQGQGSTYKGRALGSIGHLGAYSFHETKNYTSGGEGGLLIINDQQFVSRAEIIREKGTNRSQFFRGMVDKYSWVDIGSSYLPSDIQAAFLWGQLEKSIAIKENRLTTWAQYSAGLQSLAAEGKISLPEVPLGCEHNAHMFYLKVAGLEVRTSLLEYLAKQGVHAVFHYVPLHSAICGERYSRFHGEDVQTTQGSEQLIRLPIWYGIPESDVAQVIDAIQRFFR, encoded by the coding sequence ATGATTTCGTTTAATAAGCCTCCCTATACCGGAAATGAAGAGAAGCACGTATTGACCGCTATGCGTAGCACTAAAATTTCAGGAGATGGCCATTATAGCGGTCTATGCCACCAATGGTTCGAGAAAGAACTTTCTTGTGCGAAGGCTTTGTTGACTCCGTCCTGCACCCATGCATTGGAAATGGCCGCAATACTCGTGGGGATCCAGCCGGGCGACGAAGTTATAATGCCTAGCTATACATTTGTCAGCACAGCAAATGCCTTTGCTTTGAGAGGGGCAACGATAGTATTTGTGGATATCAGACCAGATACCATGAATATCGACGAGCGTCTCATTGAATGTGCTATCACAGAAAAAACAAGAGCAATAGTGCCCGTTCATTATGCCGGCATCTCTTGCGAAATGGACACTATTATGGATATTGCCGCGCGGCATAAACTTTACGTTATTGAAGACGCGGCTCAAGGTCAAGGATCTACCTATAAAGGTCGGGCACTCGGAAGTATTGGTCATTTGGGAGCGTACAGCTTCCATGAGACAAAAAACTATACAAGTGGTGGCGAGGGAGGACTGTTGATAATCAACGATCAGCAGTTTGTCAGTCGTGCCGAAATCATTCGCGAAAAAGGTACAAATAGAAGCCAATTTTTCCGCGGAATGGTTGATAAATATAGCTGGGTAGATATCGGAAGTAGTTATTTACCTTCAGATATCCAAGCGGCGTTTCTCTGGGGGCAGTTGGAAAAATCTATTGCTATTAAAGAAAATCGATTGACGACGTGGGCTCAGTACAGTGCAGGGCTTCAATCTCTAGCAGCTGAAGGTAAAATTTCTCTTCCAGAAGTTCCTCTTGGATGCGAGCATAATGCTCATATGTTTTACTTGAAAGTAGCTGGTTTGGAAGTCAGGACCAGTTTGCTAGAGTATCTCGCGAAGCAAGGTGTTCATGCGGTTTTCCATTATGTTCCCCTTCATTCAGCCATTTGCGGGGAGCGTTACAGCCGTTTTCATGGAGAAGATGTGCAAACCACGCAAGGGAGCGAGCAACTTATTCGCTTACCTATTTGGTACGGCATCCCAGAGAGCGATGTCGCCCAGGTGATTGATGCTATTCAGAGGTTCTTTCGTTGA